The proteins below come from a single Oryzias latipes chromosome 14, ASM223467v1 genomic window:
- the LOC111948675 gene encoding extensin-like, whose product MVSDTKQIQSGPQHICPTAPATQYLPHSICPTAPAPQYLPHSTCLTVSAPQHLPHSICPTAPAPQYRPNSICPTAPALQHPPYSTCPTVSAQQHLPLTTCLIVSAPQHLPHSTRPTAPAPQHLPHSFCPTAPPPHHLPNSFCPTAPAPQHLPHSTRSTAPALQHPPHSTCPTVSAQQHLPLTTCPTVSAPQHLPHSIGPTVSAPQHPLYSTRPTAPAPQHLPHSFCPTAPPPHHLPNSFCPTAPAPQHLPHSTRSTAPAPQHLPHSFCPTAPPPHHLPYSICPTAPAPQYRPNSICPTAPALQHPPYSTRPTAPAPQFLPNSTSPSPPALQYLPHSICPTAPAPQYLPHTTCPSPPAPQHPPYSTRPTQPAPQYLPHSTCPSPPAPQFLPHSTCPTAPAPHHLPHSIGPTAPAPQHLPHSIGPTAPAPHHLPHSTCPTAPALQYLPHSTRPTVLAPQHLPHTTRPTAPAPHHPPHSTRLETALLHSMMLC is encoded by the exons ATGGTGTCTGACACTAAGCAAATACAGTCTGGTCCACAGCA TATCTGCCCCACAGCACCTGCCACACAGTATCTGCCCCACAGTATCTGCCCCACAGCACCTGCCCCACAGTATCTGCCCCACAGCACCTGCCTCACAGTATCTGCCCCACAGCACCTGCCTCACAGTATCTGCCCCACAGCACCTGCCCCACAGTATCGGCCCAACAGTATCTGCCCCACAGCACCCGCTCTACAGCACCCGCCCTACAGCACCTGCCCCACAGTTTCTGCCCAACAGCACCTCCCCCTCACCACCTGCCTAATAGTTTCTGCCCCACAGCACCTGCCCCACAGCACCCGCCCTACAGCACCCGCCCCACAGCACCTGCCCCACAGTTTCTGCCCAACAGCACCTCCCCCTCACCACCTGCCTAATAGTTTCTGCCCCACAGCACCTGCCCCACAGCACCTGCCCCACAGCACCCGCTCTACAGCACCCGCCCTACAGCACCCGCCCCACAGCACCTGCCCCACAGTTTCTGCCCAACAGCACCTCCCCCTCACCACCTGCCCTACAGTATCTGCCCCACAGCACCTGCCCCACAGTATCGGCCCAACAGTATCTGCCCCACAGCACCCGCTCTACAGCACCCGCCCTACAGCACCCGCCCCACAGCACCTGCCCCACAGTTTCTGCCCAACAGCACCTCCCCCTCACCACCTGCCTAATAGTTTCTGCCCCACAGCACCTGCCCCACAGCACCTGCCCCACAGCACCCGCTCTACAGCACCCGCCCCACAGCACCTGCCCCACAGTTTCTGCCCAACAGCACCTCCCCCTCACCACCTGCCCTACAGTATCTGCCCCACAGCACCTGCCCCACAGTATCGGCCCAACAGTATCTGCCCCACAGCACCCGCTCTACAGCACCCGCCCTACAGCACCCGCCCCACAGCACCTGCCCCACAGTTTCTGCCCAACAGCACCTCCCCCTCACCACCTGCCCTACAGTATCTGCCCCACAGTATCTGCCCCACAGCACCTGCCCCACAGTATCTGCCCCACACCACCTGCCCCTCACCACCTGCCCCACAGCACCCACCCTACAGCACCCGCCCCACACAACCTGCCCCACAGTATCTGCCCCACAGCACCTGCCCCTCACCACCTGCCCCACAGTTTCTGCCCCACAGCACCTGCCCCACAGCACCTGCCCCTCACCACCTGCCCCACAGTATCGGCCCCACAGCACCTGCCCCACAGCACCTGCCCCACAGTATCGGCCCCACAGCACCTGCCCCTCACCACCTGCCCCACAGCACCTGCCCCACAGCACCCGCCCTACAGTACTTGCCCCACAGCACCCGCCCTACAGTACTTGCCCCACAGCACCTGCCCCACACCACCCGCCCTACAGCACCTGCCCCACATCACCCGCCCCACAGCACCCGCTTGGAGACAGCGCTGTTGCATAGCATGATGCTGTGCTAA